Below is a genomic region from Desulfobacter sp..
ATTCCGGTGCTTTTGAAAGTGACTTTATCAGAGGGCACCTGAAATTGTCAAAGTTCAGGGACCGTAGTTGTTTTTTAGGGACTGAGATGTGCGTCATTTGAGCTCCTTGAGTTAAATTTTCAAGGCGCACAAAAATTTTTACGCACATTTGTCAACACAAAACAGACTGTTTTTTCAATGATTTTAGATGCTTTTTATATGCAACAACCTAACCGGACACTACTGCAATAAAATGGAAGAAATGAAAAATCAGGGGTACCAGTTTAATGAACAGACCAGTGTTGACGGAGGGCACGGTCGAGTCGAAACGCGCAGGGCTGTGATAACCTCTGATATTGATTGGTTTGAAGATAAAAAAAGTTGGAAAGGTTTGAAAAGTATTGGAATGATTGAATCCACCCGGGAAATGGACGGCCAGATCAGTCATGAAAAGCGATATTATATATCGAGCCTGGATAGCGACCCCAATATTTTTGGTAATGCTGTCAGGAGGCATTGGGGAATTGAAAATTCAGTGCATTGGATATTGCGTTCCGTGAAGA
It encodes:
- a CDS encoding ISAs1 family transposase yields the protein MKNQGYQFNEQTSVDGGHGRVETRRAVITSDIDWFEDKKSWKGLKSIGMIESTREMDGQISHEKRYYISSLDSDPNIFGNAVRRHWGIENSVHWILRSVKTKGMFRILCHGFGSRICLGTSGSKSQVREWAFNLPRRRSWLLLERSSWNHLFHL